One genomic segment of Naumovozyma castellii chromosome 7, complete genome includes these proteins:
- the NPR1 gene encoding serine/threonine protein kinase NPR1 (ancestral locus Anc_2.71), producing the protein MSSLTKLLQEKRKNDTTVNAANSNTLGSQHGPSLLRTTSKSIGIPTDRNNSGTTTSVTTVVPIESEDDESSSSMASSSFDGKPMISSSFLTANFAHTAHMYSRERSGSFINNYNHPNELATSLGSNSALPARRNSRHYLNGSASSNRQIPSLSSSIPYAVPNSNKDTSANGNHSASSSLTSSWLESYGSSMPNNISAIDSNIITSPVVNSVEPRFVISKQKLQKSAQENSNNASASVSRSSSFSSQLGNLFFSKSSKDIHNSYSPSHNNTNSTSNGSSTNNSNTYHVQSNASSADSAKGSIAGNSIPKPMRARQYSSSRQQPPSGTSYTDHFFGSPTSVQDVHPHAPPIQNQSLPRSHNSSIGDLKRFFKKTSSTNSLHASSNSNSGIMMGSPPVTNGIPVPNSNNPTSLNRMPSANYSPHSYGDTIYSTTNNATLPFSKRYLKTGDDLGAGAGGSVKLVKRLSDKKIFAVKEFRAKFENETKRDYVKKITSEYCIGTTLNNPNIIETIEIVYENERILQVMEYCDYDLFAIVMSNKMSYEEICCCFKQILTGVQYLHSIGLAHRDLKLDNCVINEKGIVKLIDFGAAVVFSYPFSKTLVEASGIVGSDPYLAPEVCIFSKYDPRPVDIWSTAIIFACMILKKFPWKIPKLRDNSFKLFCSGRDCDSLSALVTRTPDPPSYDNSMVQIPEEKPSHSSHNVPDPSNPNIGPQRLLHSLPEETHHIINRMVDLAPACRANIDEIMNDEWIRNIEMCHMIDDGFNRKLVHASDHTHTQVDQSEAHIAGLEKKKKQKQEAADSQ; encoded by the coding sequence ATGTCATCATTAACTAAATTATTACAGGAGAAACGAAAAAATGACACCACCGTGAATGCTGCTAATTCGAATACTCTTGGATCTCAACATGGTCCATCTTTACTTCGAACTACTTCCAAATCAATTGGTATCCCTACAGATAGGAATAACTCTGGTACTACAACAAGTGTCACCACTGTAGTACCTATCGAGTCGGAAGACGATGagtcatcttcttcaatggcaAGCTCGTCATTTGATGGCAAGCCGATGATATCTTCAAGTTTCTTAACTGCCAATTTCGCTCACACTGCACATATGTATTCAAGAGAAAGATCTGGTTCATTTATCAATAACTATAATCATCCAAATGAGTTGGCCACATCTCTCGGTTCCAATTCTGCTTTGCCAGCAAGACGCAACTCAAGACATTATTTAAATGGGAGTGCAAGCTCTAACAGACAGATTCCATCACTATCATCAAGTATACCATACGCCGTACCCAATTCAAATAAGGATACAAGTGCTAACGGTAATCATAGTGCAAGCTCATCTCTTACCTCCTCTTGGTTAGAGAGTTATGGTAGTTCAATGCCTAACAACATTTCAGCAATTGATTCAAACATTATTACATCTCCTGTGGTAAATTCAGTAGAACCAAGATTCGTTATATCCAAACAAAAACTACAAAAATCTGCTCAAGAAAATAGCAATAATGCATCCGCTTCTGTTTCAAGATCAagttctttctcttctcAATTGGGgaatcttttcttttccaaaagtTCTAAAGACATTCACAATTCATATAGTCCGTCTCATAACAACACCAACAGTACATCTAATGGTTCAAGTACTAATAACTCTAATACATATCATGTCCAATCTAACGCATCAAGTGCAGATTCCGCCAAGGGTTCAATCGCTGGGAATTCAATTCCTAAGCCAATGCGTGCAAGACAGtattcttcatcaagaCAACAACCTCCCTCCGGTACATCCTACACTGACCATTTTTTCGGTTCCCCTACATCAGTACAAGATGTACATCCACATGCACCTCCGATTCAAAACCAAAGCCTACCGAGATCACATAATTCATCCATTggtgatttgaaaagattttttAAGAAAACTTCATCTACAAATTCTCTTCATGCATCTAGTAACAGCAATAGCGGTATAATGATGGGTTCTCCACCTGTAACCAACGGTATTCCTGTACCTAATTCAAACAATCCAACCAGCCTCAATAGAATGCCATCAGCAAACTATTCCCCTCATTCTTATGGCGATACCATATATTCAACTACTAATAATGCAACTCTACCGTTTTCtaaaagatatttgaaAACAGGTGACGATTTAGGAGCAGGGGCAGGAGGGTCAGTTAAATTAGTGAAAAGATTGTCTGACAAGAAGATTTTCGCAGTAAAAGAATTTAGAgctaaatttgaaaatgaaaccaAGAGAGATTATGTAAAGAAAATCACCTCGGAGTATTGTATTGGTACTACTTTAAACAATCCCAATATCATTGAAACTATTGAGATCGtttatgaaaatgaaagaattttaCAAGTTATGGAATACTGTGATTATGATTTATTTGCTATTGTCATGAGTAATAAAATGTCCTATGAGGAAATCTGCTGTTGCTTTAAGCAAATATTGACTGGTGTGCAATACTTGCATAGTATTGGCTTGGCTCATCGTGatttaaaattagataACTGTGTCATTAATGAGAAGGGTATTGTAAAACTGATAGATTTTGGTGCTGCTGTCGTCTTTTCATATCCATTTAGCAAGACTCTGGTTGAAGCAAGTGGAATTGTTGGAAGTGATCCATATTTAGCACCTGAAGTTTGCATATTTTCTAAATACGATCCACGTCCAGTGGATATTTGGTCTACAGCTATCATATTTGCTTGTATGATCTTAAAAAAATTCCCCTGGAAAATCCCTAAATTAAGAGACAATTCCTTTAAGTTATTTTGCTCCGGACGTGATTGCGATTCGCTTAGTGCATTGGTAACCCGTACGCCAGATCCGCCATCTTACGATAATTCCATGGTTCAAATTCCAGAGGAGAAGCCTAGCCATTCATCTCATAATGTTCCAGATCCAAGTAACCCCAATATTGGCCCTCAGAGATTACTTCATTCATTACCAGAGGAAACACATCATATAATAAATCGTATGGTTGATTTGGCTCCAGCATGTAGAgcaaatattgatgaaatcaTGAACGATGAATGGAtaagaaatattgaaatgtGCCACATGATCGATGATGGATTCAATAGAAAATTAGTCCATGCATCAGACCATACACACACGCAAGTAGACCAAAGTGAAGCCCACATTGCAGGTCttgagaagaaaaagaagcAAAAGCAAGAAGCAGCTGATTCACAATGA
- the NCAS0G01840 gene encoding uncharacterized protein, with amino-acid sequence MSYSNQELQSYTNSQEDEQEELFPLSIANHSILSNSVESRKSDSDSDIFFSFEDNMLLNSPLLLSPTLYSQDAKMEEQLFELPTNYNEDDDFIFSLDNENSNVSANVSEQVPRLFNDNGKNSLIANLDDYTNIAQQNYRVWLSSV; translated from the coding sequence ATGTCATACTCAAACCAAGAATTGCAAAGTTATACAAACTCAcaagaagatgaacaaGAGGAGCTCTTCCCTCTATCAATCGCAAACCACTCTATATTGTCAAATTCCGTGGAAAGTAGGAAAAGCGACAGCGACAGCgatatcttcttttcatttgaagacaATATGCTACTAAATTCACCACTACTATTATCTCCAACACTATACTCTCAAGATGCTAAGATGGAAGAGCAACTTTTTGAACTACCGACAAATTAtaatgaggatgatgatttCATCTTCTCTTTGGATAACGAAAATTCCAATGTCTCCGCAAACGTTTCAGAACAGGTTCCAAGATTATTCAATGACAATGgaaaaaattcattgataGCGAATCTGGATGACTACACAAATATCGCACAACAAAATTACAGAGTTTGGTTGTCATCTGTATGA
- the NCAS0G01850 gene encoding uncharacterized protein translates to MDFECDNGLRLTRYLDENLTLTQKVLKKSKYSLLHHIPSLGFRKKLRRIFRTGLWRVDEPMLFYVSQTTGQQRFWDHILTLYTNDDPSCLDMSPEEEQHMESLFDRETPILSLYGLDSLQESMFISCYIPEGCRDIFRWADSDCYEAIFKSSNTSVRKTIYPRRTFLKRYYPPWLTNCLPASSYSNVPFPVFFFKCQKKTAVLYRDLLLVYRRRAIVRGLEPTIGNIIDIFRNPPYEILIYFSKDGNIQYMPVYHDNDVTVPEIECYQKVFLWKLDMMTRRKTGGILGFIESCRSKKYEFGLECLNFATFEEFTKRFDCVSPESVVLDSIFTDSDIL, encoded by the coding sequence ATGGATTTTGAGTGTGATAACGGGTTAAGGTTAACAAGGTATTTGGATGAGAACCTTACTCTGACTCAAAAGGTTTTGAAGAAGTCAAAgtattctcttcttcaccatATCCCATCACTAGGTTTCCGgaagaaattgagaagGATTTTTAGGACAGGCCTTTGGAGGGTCGATGAACCAATGCTGTTTTACGTCTCCCAAACTACTGGTCAACAAAGATTTTGGGATCACATTCTGACGTTGTACACGAACGATGATCCATCTTGTTTGGATATGTCACCAGAGGAGGAACAGCACATGGAATCTTTATTCGATAGAGAGACTCccattctttcattatatgGACTGGATTCTTTACAAGAGAGCATGTTCATTTCATGCTACATACCAGAAGGATGCAGAGATATTTTTAGATGGGCCGATTCAGACTGTTATGAAGCTATTTTCAAGTCGTCTAATACCTCGGTACGTAAAACCATTTATCCAAGACgaacatttttgaaacGGTACTATCCGCCCTGGCTGACTAACTGTCTCCCAGCATCCTCATATTCAAATGTTCCATTCCCagtatttttctttaaatgtcAGAAAAAAACTGCAGTCCTTTACCGAGACCTTCTGTTAGTGTATAGACGGAGGGCAATAGTTCGTGGGCTTGAACCTACGATAGGCAATATTATCGATATATTTCGTAACCCACCTTATGAGATtctaatttatttttcgAAAGATGGAAATATCCAGTACATGCCAGTTTATCACGATAACGATGTGACAGTGCCAGAAATTGAATGCTACCAGAAGGTCTTTCTATGGAAGTTGGACATGATGACGAGGAGAAAGACAGGGGGCATTCTTGGCTTTATAGAAAGTTGCCGCAGCAAGAAGTATGAATTTGGTTTGGAGTGCTTGAACTTTGCGACATTTGAGGAGTTCACCAAACGTTTCGATTGTGTTAGCCCTGAGAGTGTTGTTCTTGATAGCATTTTCACTGACTCTGACATCCTCTAG
- the IPI3 gene encoding chromatin-binding/pre-rRNA-processing protein IPI3 (ancestral locus Anc_2.73) encodes MDEQIIFTTTTAGTITNIHSFEQSNLRQCTVSAPNSAVQVGNKYLFVAQAQKALINVYNISGPHKRESIEQRLPLPEPVTCLEVVNHNTVSATTQIGGSLHKLPEFNLPYLLLATTESGKLYVWELNSGILLNVKPMAHYQSITKIKSIMQGKYIITSGADSRVIIWQTMDLVSSEDPKPIAILHDHTLPVTDFQVSSSRGQFLANSSIKLFTASKDSTIRCYNLRMMATKASRKKDNNNNNDDETLSKPKLIATFSLPFPITSICLDPADRVCYLGTNDGCFSLDLFYSLKGNKKIINLIQASGEDDKTRIFSLVENSLQEQQDATALYSMGQLLMQRIADLHVTKLEISMDGTILIIGDSMGRVSITEIFSKQILKTLQSLTTGQVSNGPVTNILHDIQFNDNKNQLVGITSKSSSAHSSNALKIPSLQRVIYDKNEHGQLHDIWFQVGETVNSGEISNPLSNFDQYLDNLKSQEFIFTKSTGMVSDVKVELPSTAQDKKIIVDESSKDKEISELKDNVEALTNAYKELRTMHEKLYEEHEQLTKK; translated from the coding sequence ATGGACGAACAAATCATATTTACTACCACCACAGCAGGTACCATTACCAATATCCACTCCTTTGAACAATCAAATTTGAGACAGTGTACAGTGAGTGCGCCCAACAGTGCCGTTCAAGTTGGTAACAAGTATTTATTTGTAGCACAGGCACAAAAGGCATTAATCAACGTCTATAACATATCGGGACCACACAAGAGAGAATCCATCGAGCAGAGATTGCCCCTACCTGAACCAGTGACATGTTTAGAAGTAGTCAACCATAATACCGTATCCGCAACCACACAGATCGGCGGCTCCCTACATAAGTTGCCAGAATTTAACTTACCTTATCTGTTGTTAGCTACCACAGAATCAGGGAAGTTGTACGTATGGGAATTGAACTCAGGGATCCTATTGAATGTGAAACCAATGGCTCATTATCAGAGTATAACAAAGATAAAATCAATAATGCAGGGGAAATATATAATCACATCAGGGGCGGATTCTCGTGTTATTATTTGGCAAACTATGGATTTGGTATCATCTGAAGATCCTAAACCCATCGCTATCCTACATGACCATACGTTACCCGTTACAGATTTCCAAGTATCTTCCTCTAGAGGTCAATTTTTAGCCAATTCTTCTATTAAATTGTTTACCGCTTCAAAGGATTCTACAATTAGATGTTATAACCTAAGAATGATGGCTACCAAGGCATCAAGGAAGaaggataataataataacaatgatgatgaaacgTTAAGTAAACCAAAATTGATTGCCACATTCTCACTACCGTTCCCCATCACATCAATCTGTTTGGACCCTGCTGATAGAGTTTGTTACTTGGGTACAAATGATGGTTGCTTCTCCCTAGATTTATTCTACTCTTTGAAGggaaacaagaaaattataaatttgATCCAAGCAAGtggtgaagatgataaaaCAAGAATATTCTCATTAGTGGAAAACTCTCTCCAGGAACAACAAGATGCCACGGCGTTGTACTCTATGGGTCAATTGTTGATGCAAAGAATTGCAGATCTGCATGTgaccaaattggaaatatcaATGGATGGAACTATATTAATCATTGGTGATTCCATGGGGAGAGTATCCATAACAGAAATTTTCTCCAAGCAAATTTTAAAGACTTTACAATCTCTAACGACGGGTCAAGTATCCAATGGACCCGTTACTAACATATTGCAtgatattcaattcaatgatAACAAGAATCAACTGGTTGGAATCACTTCCAAATCCAGTTCCGCTCACTCGTCAAATGCTTTAAAGATTCCAAGTTTACAAAGAGTCATTTATGATAAGAATGAACATGGTCAATTACACGATATTTGGTTCCAAGTGGGTGAAACAGTGAATAGCGGCGAAATAAGTAATCCATTATCTAATTTCGACCAATATTTagataatttgaaatctcaagaatttattttcacAAAGAGCACTGGAATGGTCAGCGATGTTAAAGTGGAGCTTCCATCAACTGCTCAAGATAAGAAGATAATAGTGGATGAATCCTCTAAGGATAAGGAAATAtcagaattgaaagataatGTCGAAGCCTTAACAAATGCTTACAAAGAATTAAGAACCATGCATGAAAAGTTGTATGAAGAACATGAACAACTGACCAAGAAGTAA